The genomic window TCTTCCCAGGAAAACCCTTGCCCGCGCGCACCGGCCGCCTGCTCGTACTGGCTGCCAAACTGGTCATAGCGCTGCCGACGCTCTGGATCACTCAATACTTGATAGGCGCCATTAATCTCCTTAAACTTAGCTTCGTCACCGCCCTGCTTGTCCGGGTGATGCTGATGCGCTAGTTTACGATAGGCTTTCTTTATCTCGTCTTGGGTGGCGCCTTTGGCAACGCCTAATATTTCGTATAAATCTTTTGACATAGCGTGAATACTCCCTCTGAACCATGCAGTCTACGGGAAAAAGGACGTATGGTCAAGGCTTACAATGATACTTTTTCTACCTCGGTTTGCACCTTCGTCACCTTGAAAAAATGAAGCCACTTCAGGACATGGTAGAGTATAGCCGCAAATATTTTTATGAGCTCGCGGCAAAAGAGGGCAAACACGTTGAGCAAAAAGAACATGCTCAAGGCAAGCAAAGCGGGAATAAATTTCTCATACGGACCCACATACCGTGTAATATTTTTCGCCACCACTTTTCGCACTACTGAATCCATCCGTTCATCACCGGTCGCTTCGATCTCGAATGATTTGAGAAATTCATCGCGCGCTTTGGCAATCACTTCCTGTTCAGCGATGGCAATGCCGGCCTTGATCTGCCGATCGAGCTCCTCAATATCTGGCGTCAATTCCTCGATCTCAGACAGTCCCTGCTTCTCGAGATCGCCGATGCGAATAATATTTGCAATAAAGGCGTCTAAACTCATGTCCGGATTATACCCCTCTCCGTAGAATTGATTGAGACCCAGATTGACTGCCTCCATACTCGCATCGACCAGGCCATTGATCACATCTGATTCGGACTGCGCTCGATCAGTGATAAAGCCGAAGTACATAACTGACAGAGCCAAAAGGATTATAGAAACCGTGCTGCGCAAACCCGTGTCCAACGTCTGCCGCGGTTTAAACATGGTGCGGGTTTTCATGTCATTTGAAATACTGCGACGCCAGATGTACCACCCCGCCGCCATGATCGCCGCCGCCAGCAGACTCCAGATACTCACGCCGAAGAACAGCAAACCAGTCGCAGCGGCAACTACGCATACGAGCAAAAAATACCAACGCATGGTGACGAAAATTTCTGTGAGGGCAACTACAGAAAACATGAGGCAGAAAGCTAAAAGAGTCGAGGCGATCGTTACTAAATTACTCAGATGAAATGAAAATTCAACCGAGGTCAAGGCATTGTGCCACGCCAACCAAAACAATGCCGTGGCCGCAATCACCAAGCCAAACAGCACCATCAATTTCTGCATGGGCTGGGCTGGTTTAAAATCTTTAAGCTTAGGCAATTCTGCTTTCGGTTGTTCGACGCGCATAGTAGATCTATTTCAGCGCTTAGACGGTCTTGAACCCGACTTCCCCACTACCTGGCGCTTGCGCTTCCTCGATGCTGCCAAACCGATCCTCATATTTCTTGATATTCTCCTCCAAGGCTTTGTAAATCCGCTTCATGTGTCCAGGACTGGTGATGACTCGCGCAGCCACGATACCGGCGCGCTGATGAGGATACAAATTCATGAAGTCAAGCACAAATTCTTCCTTGGTGTGCGAGACACCCATAGCATTTGAATACGCGCCTTTAAGAGTCGTGTCATCAATTTTGATATTAATCTGCTGCTGGTTTGGTTGGGCTTGCGGTTGTCCATTCATATTATTACTTCTTACTATTTACTTATTACTAGTTACTTATCACTACCTACTCAATACTACTAACTAATCACTCTGTATATCATATCAGCTCTCGCCGAATTGACAAATCATCCGCTCCCAGGCTAGGGTACAATTAGAACAGAAACCGCTCACCATTAACAATCGGAGGCGATAGATGCGATCATTTCGCCGTTCCATCCAGCGCCTGGTTTTGCGCAATAAGCAGTGCATCCTGCACTGTGCCGGTGGCCGTATCGTGCGCATTCCAGCTGGCAGCGTGGCAAAAGTCCGCGTCTGCTCCCAGGAGCAAAAGCCCTTTGTCAGATTTGACCAGGGAAAACGCGTGCCCTACATCCATGCGTCAGAACGCCACGTCCTCTCCTGTTGGGCAACTCATCACCAATGACCACGAGTTGTTGGTTCCTCCACCCCCAGGCGGTTACACTACCCTTTCCGCCTGGGTTTTCTTTACCCCTGAGGCTCGCTCATGGCCGTGCCTCAACCGGGCTTGACAAGGCACGCTCCCTGTGGTAGTATGGTTCGTTCACCACAAAACCAAGAAAGGAGGTTTCGTTATGAAACCAGTGGTGTGGCTCTTTTTCCTCATCTTGTGCATCATTCCGTTTGCCTTCTTTGGTTGGACTGTCACCGGTCCGTACCAGGGAATGCTGGCAAACCTCCTGCACCATGGAGCTTTGACCGCTAATTCGCTCTCCCACCTCGGCAACGAGGATGGCCGGCATGCAGCGGTACTGCTCTTCGCCATTTGGTTCGGTTCTGTCTGCATCATGCAGATCGGCATCGCGCTTAAAAAGGCGCATTAATCATAGGATGATTGCACATCTCTCGTACGGGCTTTCATAGGATTGAAAGCCCTTTTTTCTTTACTTTTTTCCCGGGAGTGCTACGCTAATTGTGTCACGCGAATTCCATGAGGGGGAGATCGTGTTGACATTTCACTCACTGTGACTTGGGCTGCAGCATTTAACCACATTAGTGGACATTATAGAGAGGACATCACAATCGCTGCAGCCCTCTTTTTTTATTGACAAAATACCCTCGTTTGCCTAGGATAACGTACTTACCGTTACTATAGAAAATACAAAAAGAACCTACTAATAATAACCTGCGAAATGGTTTGGAGGAATCATGACTACGCTCAACAGATCCGCGCATTGGTACGGATTGGATCG from Candidatus Kerfeldbacteria bacterium includes these protein-coding regions:
- a CDS encoding DUF3467 domain-containing protein; this encodes MNGQPQAQPNQQQINIKIDDTTLKGAYSNAMGVSHTKEEFVLDFMNLYPHQRAGIVAARVITSPGHMKRIYKALEENIKKYEDRFGSIEEAQAPGSGEVGFKTV